Below is a window of Desulfosoma sp. DNA.
AGGGTGGTAACAAAGGGTGGGCACAGAAATGCCATGCCGACGCATCACCTGCAAAACATTCTGCCCCTCTTCCGCTTCGTAATCCTTTCCATCAATGGTAATCATGACCATCGAAGGCACCTTTCTTTCAGTCGTGCTGCGCATCTTCAAGACGGTTGATGTAGTCCTGCAAGTAGGTGAGTTCCGCCTGAAGGGATCCCACGTATTGATGAATGATGTCTCGAATGGACAAAACGCCGACGATTCGACCTTCGAAAACCACGGGCATGTGTCGAATATCCGCCTGCACCATGGCTGACATGACGGTGTAAAGGTCATCATCCGGGCGGGCGACGATCAGTTTTTCTGTCATACCGTCTTTAATGCCGATGGCCGTAAAAGGTTTTTCGCGAAACTTCACA
It encodes the following:
- a CDS encoding CBS domain-containing protein, with translation MKVQDLLAGKGFEVYTIDVGETVERAIDEMTSRRISALIVMDRERPVGIFTERDVLKVHVKFREKPFTAIGIKDGMTEKLIVARPDDDLYTVMSAMVQADIRHMPVVFEGRIVGVLSIRDIIHQYVGSLQAELTYLQDYINRLEDAQHD